Proteins from one Algicella marina genomic window:
- a CDS encoding LacI family DNA-binding transcriptional regulator, with amino-acid sequence MRRPTVHDIARVSGFSLATVDRVLNHRSGVRPATVEAVQKVVQDIGYVRDISAANLASGRVYRIAFILPEGDSSFLHSLCTEVEQRARAGLSERLAITLERVPPFDGAALSEALRKHSAETTNSVVIVGTDHPEISLEIERLAGEGVPTLTLISDLPGSGRKHYIGIANTMAGRAAASLLGRFTAGESRAKIAVLAGSLRLRDHQDRLRGFEAVLSNEFPSSAVVAVLEGQDDEKRAAGLLGECLKQHPDLAGIYSLGAGTRGVVAALLSTSARPKVIAHELTGTARTALREGMFDAVIHQSTRREVDACIRLSRSLIDGTPVDPLDAEIRTEIFLRDTIPPLIETESKL; translated from the coding sequence ATGCGAAGGCCAACGGTTCACGATATTGCGCGGGTGTCGGGATTCAGTCTTGCGACTGTAGATCGCGTTCTGAATCACCGCTCGGGTGTCAGGCCCGCCACGGTGGAAGCTGTGCAGAAGGTTGTGCAGGACATCGGTTATGTGCGCGACATTTCCGCCGCCAACCTGGCCAGCGGCCGGGTTTATCGCATCGCGTTCATCCTGCCGGAAGGTGACAGCAGCTTTCTGCATTCGCTTTGCACGGAGGTGGAACAGCGCGCTCGGGCAGGCTTGTCGGAGAGGCTGGCAATCACACTCGAACGTGTTCCGCCCTTCGATGGTGCCGCCTTGAGCGAAGCGTTACGCAAGCATTCTGCGGAAACCACCAACAGCGTGGTGATTGTGGGCACGGATCACCCGGAAATCTCATTGGAGATCGAACGCCTTGCTGGCGAAGGAGTCCCGACGCTTACGCTCATTTCTGATCTGCCAGGCAGTGGCCGCAAGCACTATATTGGTATCGCAAATACCATGGCAGGTCGCGCCGCCGCCTCGCTGTTGGGACGGTTTACTGCCGGTGAGAGCAGAGCCAAAATCGCCGTACTGGCAGGCTCGCTGCGGTTGAGGGATCACCAGGACAGGTTGCGCGGTTTCGAGGCCGTTCTGTCCAACGAATTTCCAAGTTCTGCTGTCGTCGCGGTCCTGGAAGGCCAGGACGATGAAAAACGCGCTGCCGGCCTCTTGGGTGAATGCCTCAAGCAACACCCTGATCTTGCCGGAATCTACAGCCTCGGGGCTGGCACTCGTGGCGTCGTTGCGGCGCTTCTCAGCACCTCTGCCCGCCCGAAAGTCATTGCGCATGAATTGACAGGCACGGCACGTACGGCTCTCCGCGAAGGTATGTTCGACGCCGTGATCCATCAAAGCACCCGGCGGGAGGTCGATGCTTGCATTCGACTGTCCCGTTCACTGATTGACGGTACGCCAGTTGATCCGCTTGACGCCGAAATCCGAACGGAAATCTTCCTTCGCGATACGATCCCGCCTCTAATTGAAACAGAAAGCAAACTTTGA
- a CDS encoding HesA/MoeB/ThiF family protein, whose amino-acid sequence MSRYARQMKLPEVGSEGQARLCRSHVAVVGAGGLGCPVLQYLAGAGVGQITLLDPDIVEESNLHRQPLYRMDDIGRAKADVAADFVRSTNPDVMITALAQPLGPTAAPQLATDADVVIDAADSFAVTYILSDACRATGTPLVSASVLGQSGYVGGFCGDAPSVRALFPELPAKAGNCSTDGVLGPVVGTIGALQAQMTIHILLGLKSTVLGRIVTLDLAGYRFGGFTFRGTPEPENSIPFIAAAMLTAEDLVIELRSATEAPEPFSPTAIRIAPETVVDLPPSASRRTVLCCASGLRASRAASALALSGHEHLALIASSASA is encoded by the coding sequence ATGAGCCGCTATGCCCGCCAGATGAAGCTGCCTGAAGTGGGCAGTGAAGGCCAGGCCAGGCTCTGTCGGTCGCATGTCGCCGTCGTAGGCGCCGGCGGCCTTGGTTGTCCTGTATTGCAATACCTCGCCGGTGCCGGTGTCGGACAGATAACGCTGCTGGATCCCGACATCGTGGAAGAGAGCAATCTGCACCGCCAGCCACTCTACCGGATGGACGACATCGGCCGAGCCAAGGCAGACGTGGCTGCTGATTTCGTACGCTCCACCAACCCCGACGTGATGATAACGGCTCTTGCGCAACCTCTCGGTCCCACGGCGGCGCCGCAGCTTGCCACCGATGCGGATGTCGTCATCGATGCCGCAGACAGCTTCGCGGTAACGTATATCCTGTCCGATGCCTGCAGGGCCACGGGCACGCCACTCGTATCAGCCAGCGTTTTGGGGCAGTCCGGTTATGTCGGCGGCTTTTGTGGCGATGCTCCCTCGGTGCGAGCCTTATTCCCCGAATTGCCGGCTAAAGCCGGAAACTGCAGCACCGACGGTGTGTTGGGCCCAGTCGTGGGAACGATCGGTGCGTTGCAGGCACAAATGACAATTCACATACTGCTGGGCCTGAAAAGCACGGTGCTTGGCCGCATCGTAACACTTGACCTCGCCGGCTATCGCTTTGGGGGGTTCACCTTTCGTGGGACGCCAGAGCCGGAAAACAGTATTCCGTTTATCGCAGCCGCGATGCTAACGGCGGAGGATTTGGTCATCGAGCTCCGCTCAGCGACCGAAGCCCCGGAACCGTTCAGCCCCACTGCCATCCGCATTGCGCCCGAGACCGTGGTCGATCTACCCCCGTCAGCTTCCCGGCGAACTGTTCTGTGCTGCGCTTCCGGCCTGCGTGCCTCCCGGGCTGCGTCTGCACTCGCTTTGTCAGGCCACGAACACCTGGCGTTGATTGCCTCGTCTGCCTCGGCCTGA
- a CDS encoding sugar phosphate isomerase/epimerase family protein, with translation MKTIKGPGLFLAQFAGDEAPFNSWDAITKWAADCGYLGVQLPSWDGRLFDLAKAADSQDYCDEILGTAKANGVEVTELSTHLQGQLVAVHPAYDTAFDGFAAESVHGNPAARQEWAVAQVKLALTASKRMGLTEMASFSGALAWPYVYPWPQRPAGLVEAAFDELAKRWRPILDHAEACGVDICYEIHPGEDLHDGITYEMFLERVNNHARANMLYDPSHYVLQHLDYLDNIDIYKDRIRMFHVKDAELNPTGRQGVYGGYQSWVDRAGRFRSLGDGQVDFKAIFAKMAANDFAGWAVVEWECALKHPEDGAREGAQFVKDQIIRVTDHAFDDFAGGGADDAANRKMLGL, from the coding sequence ATGAAAACGATCAAGGGCCCCGGCCTCTTCCTCGCCCAATTTGCAGGCGACGAAGCCCCGTTCAACAGCTGGGACGCCATCACCAAGTGGGCGGCCGACTGCGGCTATCTGGGCGTGCAGCTGCCGAGCTGGGACGGCCGGCTCTTCGATCTCGCCAAAGCCGCGGACTCGCAGGACTACTGCGACGAAATCCTCGGCACGGCGAAGGCCAACGGCGTGGAGGTGACGGAGCTGTCCACGCATCTTCAGGGCCAGCTCGTTGCGGTTCACCCCGCCTACGACACGGCCTTCGACGGCTTCGCTGCCGAGAGTGTGCACGGCAACCCGGCCGCCCGGCAGGAATGGGCGGTCGCGCAGGTGAAACTGGCGCTCACCGCCAGCAAGCGGATGGGCCTGACGGAAATGGCCTCCTTCTCGGGTGCGCTGGCCTGGCCATACGTCTACCCGTGGCCGCAGCGCCCCGCAGGGCTCGTGGAAGCGGCGTTCGACGAACTCGCCAAACGCTGGCGCCCGATCCTCGACCATGCCGAGGCCTGCGGGGTGGACATCTGCTACGAGATCCACCCGGGCGAGGACCTGCACGACGGCATCACCTACGAGATGTTCCTCGAACGCGTGAACAACCACGCCCGCGCCAACATGCTGTACGATCCCAGCCACTACGTGCTGCAGCATCTAGACTATCTCGACAATATCGACATCTACAAGGACCGGATCCGCATGTTCCACGTCAAGGACGCGGAACTGAACCCAACGGGCCGCCAGGGCGTCTATGGCGGCTACCAGAGCTGGGTCGACCGCGCGGGCCGCTTCCGCTCGCTCGGCGACGGGCAGGTCGATTTCAAGGCGATCTTCGCCAAGATGGCCGCCAACGATTTCGCGGGCTGGGCCGTGGTCGAATGGGAATGCGCCCTGAAACACCCCGAGGACGGGGCCCGCGAAGGCGCGCAGTTCGTCAAGGACCAGATCATCCGCGTCACCGATCACGCCTTCGACGATTTTGCCGGCGGCGGTGCGGACGATGCGGCAAACCGGAAGATGCTCGGCCTGTGA
- the thiD gene encoding bifunctional hydroxymethylpyrimidine kinase/phosphomethylpyrimidine kinase yields MPEIIIIGGTDSSGGAGLTRDTAAAHSIGCEVLPVVTAVTVQTNGALIATELMPEEVVRLQIKAAFDSGEPCSVKIGMLGSASIASVVVEALADHQLPVVIDPVFKSSSNGCLMRGSLPDQLLQRATIITPNLPEAATLSNLPQAATPLEIRRQAEAILALGPQAVLVKDGHGDAPIVSDRLFQASGHDVFCHKRLSFGRRGTGCHLATAIACHLTMQRDLTNACELAIAQVHKWLRKVQEN; encoded by the coding sequence ATGCCAGAGATCATCATCATCGGTGGAACCGACAGCAGCGGCGGCGCCGGCCTTACCCGGGACACTGCCGCGGCGCATTCCATCGGTTGCGAAGTGCTGCCAGTCGTGACCGCCGTAACCGTCCAGACGAATGGAGCACTGATTGCGACCGAGTTGATGCCGGAGGAGGTTGTCCGGCTGCAGATCAAAGCAGCTTTCGATTCCGGCGAACCCTGCTCGGTCAAGATCGGGATGCTCGGTTCCGCCAGCATCGCCAGCGTTGTCGTCGAGGCACTCGCGGACCATCAATTGCCGGTGGTGATCGACCCGGTCTTCAAGTCCAGTTCCAATGGTTGCCTGATGAGGGGCAGCCTGCCCGATCAACTTCTGCAACGCGCTACGATAATCACGCCGAATCTGCCGGAGGCGGCAACTCTCTCGAACTTGCCACAGGCTGCCACGCCGCTGGAAATTCGGCGACAAGCCGAGGCCATTCTTGCCTTGGGTCCTCAGGCGGTGCTGGTCAAGGACGGGCACGGTGATGCTCCCATTGTCTCGGACCGCCTTTTCCAAGCCAGCGGACATGACGTGTTTTGCCACAAGAGACTGAGCTTCGGCAGGCGCGGCACCGGTTGCCATCTTGCGACCGCCATTGCCTGCCATCTGACGATGCAACGCGACCTGACCAACGCCTGCGAACTGGCCATCGCTCAGGTCCATAAATGGCTCAGGAAAGTGCAGGAAAACTGA
- the smpB gene encoding SsrA-binding protein SmpB has translation MATKPSKPNARTIAENRKARYNYAIESDLECGIMLEGSEVKSLREGNAQITESYAEVKEGELWLVNAHIEGYDKAKTFGHDERRRRKLLVSKRELSRLWNAVGREGMTLVPLSLYFNGKGLAKVKLGVAKGKKVADKRETEKKRDWNRQKTRLLREH, from the coding sequence ATGGCCACGAAACCCAGCAAACCCAACGCCCGCACGATCGCGGAGAACCGCAAGGCACGGTATAACTATGCAATCGAGAGTGATCTCGAATGTGGCATCATGCTCGAAGGCTCCGAGGTCAAATCTCTGAGGGAAGGAAATGCCCAGATCACCGAAAGCTATGCTGAGGTGAAAGAGGGTGAGCTGTGGTTGGTGAATGCACATATCGAAGGCTACGATAAGGCTAAGACCTTCGGCCATGATGAGCGCCGACGCCGCAAGTTGCTGGTTTCGAAGCGGGAACTTTCCCGCCTTTGGAATGCTGTGGGACGCGAGGGTATGACGCTTGTACCGCTGTCCCTTTATTTCAATGGCAAGGGCCTGGCGAAGGTGAAGCTTGGCGTGGCCAAAGGCAAGAAGGTCGCCGACAAGCGCGAGACAGAGAAAAAACGGGATTGGAACCGGCAGAAAACACGGCTGCTGCGTGAGCACTGA
- a CDS encoding LacI family DNA-binding transcriptional regulator yields the protein MTKRPRSTGRTTIADVAARAGVSAITVSRALRTPDRVQAATRARVEEAIRELDYLPDAAASTLASRNSNVVGVILPSVTNKVFLGTLRGIYDVAEEGGLQVQISNSRYSQDEEERLLRIFLSQRPAGLIVTGIDQSEATRKLLRSAPCPVVQITETGPDPLDMMVGFDHAAAGALAARHLAEQGYRRIGFLGARQDPRSVRRQSGFRDSLEQLGLFDPARVLFSPDQSSVGLGSRQLLDLLRVDPKADAVLCNNDDLALGALFACQRQGLDVPNRFGICGFNDVEFMAFTSPSLTSVRTPRRQIGIRAMRLIMARIDDPAAVFAPEHLAVELSQRRSTGRDEDATSTPG from the coding sequence ATGACCAAACGCCCCCGCAGCACCGGACGTACGACAATCGCCGATGTTGCGGCCCGCGCCGGCGTCAGTGCCATTACCGTTTCTCGTGCGCTTCGCACACCTGACAGGGTGCAGGCCGCCACCCGTGCACGCGTGGAGGAAGCAATCCGTGAACTGGACTATCTGCCGGATGCTGCAGCCTCCACGCTGGCCTCCCGCAATTCAAATGTGGTCGGTGTTATCCTGCCTTCTGTTACCAACAAGGTCTTTCTCGGTACGTTGCGGGGCATCTACGATGTTGCCGAAGAGGGTGGCTTGCAGGTTCAGATTTCCAACTCCCGCTACAGTCAGGATGAAGAAGAGCGCTTGCTGAGGATTTTCCTTTCCCAGCGGCCCGCCGGGTTGATCGTAACTGGTATTGACCAGTCTGAAGCAACCCGAAAGCTCCTGCGTTCCGCACCTTGTCCGGTGGTGCAGATCACCGAAACCGGCCCTGATCCGCTCGATATGATGGTGGGCTTCGATCATGCCGCTGCCGGGGCGCTGGCTGCCCGGCACCTGGCAGAGCAGGGTTACAGACGTATCGGTTTTCTTGGGGCGCGTCAGGATCCGCGATCCGTCCGGCGGCAGTCGGGCTTCAGGGATTCGCTTGAACAACTGGGGCTGTTCGATCCTGCCCGCGTGCTCTTCAGCCCCGACCAGTCGTCTGTAGGGCTCGGCTCTCGCCAGTTGCTCGACCTCCTGAGGGTCGACCCGAAGGCCGACGCGGTGCTCTGCAACAACGACGACCTCGCTCTTGGCGCGCTGTTTGCCTGCCAGCGACAGGGGCTGGATGTTCCCAACCGCTTCGGTATCTGCGGTTTCAACGATGTGGAATTTATGGCCTTTACGTCTCCAAGCCTCACCTCCGTCCGTACTCCACGGCGGCAGATCGGCATTCGAGCAATGCGCCTAATAATGGCCCGCATCGACGACCCCGCGGCGGTCTTCGCTCCCGAACATCTCGCCGTTGAACTGTCACAGCGGCGGAGCACCGGCAGAGATGAAGATGCGACGTCGACACCCGGTTAA
- a CDS encoding Gfo/Idh/MocA family protein encodes MKGALIGCGFFAQNQLHAWRDIEGAEIVALCDRDEQRLVQSATDFNIARTYFDAEAMFKDAGFDFVDIATTAPSHRTLVEMAARAGVHIICQKPFAENLDDARAMVSAAAEAQRTMMVHENFRWQSPIRAALSIVRSGRIGTPFFGRFSFRSGYDVFTGQPYLAEGKRFIIEDLGIHILDIARAFLGNAERITATTKRINPKIRGEDVATMLLSHIAGATSVVDCSYATRRMPETFPQTLLEIDGTEGTLRLDAGYRLTVQSDGEDVQDVSPPVLPWAEKPWHNIQESVLTIQQHFTDCIAAGREPETSGSDNLQTLALVEAAYLSAAEGRTVTLDEL; translated from the coding sequence ATGAAAGGTGCCCTAATCGGCTGCGGATTCTTTGCGCAGAACCAGTTGCACGCATGGCGAGATATCGAGGGGGCGGAAATTGTTGCCTTGTGCGACCGCGATGAACAACGCCTCGTACAAAGTGCCACCGATTTCAACATCGCACGGACCTACTTCGATGCAGAGGCTATGTTCAAGGATGCGGGCTTCGATTTTGTTGACATTGCGACCACTGCGCCGTCTCACAGGACGCTGGTAGAAATGGCCGCCAGAGCCGGCGTCCATATTATCTGCCAAAAGCCTTTCGCCGAAAACTTGGATGACGCCCGCGCCATGGTCTCCGCCGCTGCCGAGGCGCAGAGAACGATGATGGTTCATGAAAACTTCCGCTGGCAGTCTCCCATTCGAGCGGCGCTCTCTATTGTGCGATCTGGCCGGATCGGCACGCCATTCTTCGGTCGTTTCAGTTTCCGTTCCGGGTACGACGTTTTCACCGGCCAGCCCTATCTTGCGGAGGGAAAGCGATTCATCATCGAGGATCTCGGGATCCACATTCTCGATATCGCCCGCGCCTTCCTCGGCAATGCCGAACGTATCACCGCAACTACGAAGCGGATAAATCCCAAGATAAGGGGGGAAGATGTGGCAACGATGCTTCTCAGCCACATTGCCGGTGCAACCAGTGTCGTCGACTGTTCCTATGCCACCCGAAGAATGCCCGAGACGTTCCCCCAGACATTGCTGGAAATCGACGGAACGGAAGGCACGCTGCGACTGGACGCCGGCTATCGGCTGACGGTGCAATCAGACGGTGAGGATGTGCAGGATGTCTCCCCTCCGGTACTGCCGTGGGCGGAGAAGCCGTGGCACAATATCCAGGAGAGCGTGCTGACAATTCAGCAGCATTTCACGGATTGCATCGCTGCCGGGAGAGAACCGGAGACTTCTGGCTCCGACAACCTGCAGACGCTGGCGCTCGTGGAGGCCGCTTACCTATCCGCGGCCGAGGGCCGGACCGTAACGCTTGATGAGCTATGA
- a CDS encoding Gfo/Idh/MocA family protein, protein MSNKRIRLGMVGGGRDAFIGGVHRIAARIDDRFDLVAGALSSTPEKARASGEDLGLAADRIYDDYDAMAAKEADRDDGIEAVSVVTPNHMHFPAAKAFLMCGIHVICDKPLTSSLADAKALAEAAANSDALFILTHNYTGYPMIRQAREMVATGALGRLRVVQVEYAQDWLSADLEASGQKQAGWRTDPARSGAGGSTGDIGSHAFNLACFVTGLEVEELAADLDAFVPGRRVDDNGHVMLRFSGGAKGMLWCSQVAPGNENALRLRVYGEKGGLEWSQEDPNYLWYTPLGEPKRLLTRAGAGAGEAAARVSRIPGGHPEGYLEGFATIYNEAADAIQARRDGRPVPSECLYPTIADGVDGLRFIEGCVASSQANGTWIRLADL, encoded by the coding sequence ATGAGTAACAAACGGATACGTCTCGGCATGGTCGGCGGCGGGCGCGATGCGTTCATCGGCGGCGTGCATCGCATCGCCGCGCGGATCGACGACCGGTTCGACCTTGTCGCCGGCGCACTGTCGTCGACGCCGGAGAAGGCGCGTGCGTCCGGAGAGGATCTGGGGCTCGCTGCGGACCGGATCTATGATGACTACGATGCAATGGCTGCGAAAGAGGCCGATCGTGACGATGGTATCGAAGCTGTGTCTGTCGTCACCCCCAACCACATGCACTTCCCGGCAGCGAAGGCTTTCCTCATGTGCGGCATTCATGTCATTTGTGACAAGCCGCTGACGTCCAGTCTTGCTGACGCCAAGGCCCTTGCGGAGGCGGCCGCGAATAGTGATGCGCTGTTCATTCTCACTCACAATTATACCGGCTATCCGATGATCCGGCAGGCGCGGGAGATGGTCGCGACAGGTGCTCTGGGCCGGCTTCGGGTGGTACAGGTTGAGTATGCGCAGGATTGGCTGAGTGCGGATCTTGAAGCCAGCGGCCAGAAACAAGCTGGATGGCGTACCGATCCTGCCCGTTCCGGCGCCGGGGGTTCTACCGGCGATATCGGCAGCCATGCTTTCAATCTCGCATGCTTCGTTACCGGCCTTGAGGTGGAGGAATTGGCTGCCGATCTGGACGCTTTCGTGCCCGGCCGACGGGTTGATGACAACGGACATGTCATGTTGAGGTTCTCGGGAGGCGCCAAGGGCATGCTCTGGTGCAGTCAGGTTGCACCTGGCAACGAAAACGCCCTACGCTTGCGTGTATATGGCGAGAAGGGCGGGTTGGAATGGTCGCAGGAAGATCCGAACTACCTTTGGTACACCCCGCTGGGTGAGCCCAAACGCCTGCTTACACGAGCCGGCGCCGGTGCCGGAGAGGCTGCTGCCAGGGTATCCCGCATTCCCGGTGGCCACCCGGAGGGATACCTGGAAGGGTTCGCCACAATCTACAACGAGGCCGCCGATGCCATTCAGGCCCGACGGGACGGACGGCCGGTTCCTTCCGAATGCCTGTATCCTACGATAGCAGATGGGGTGGACGGGCTGCGTTTCATTGAAGGGTGTGTTGCATCCTCGCAAGCGAATGGAACGTGGATTCGACTAGCAGATCTCTGA
- the xylA gene encoding xylose isomerase produces MTTGFFGDITPIQYEGPDSTNELAYRHYNPEEVVLGKTLKEHLRFAVAYWHSLVWPGGDPFGGQTFERPWYGDTLDHARRKADVAFEMFSLLGAPYFCFHDADIRPEGTDFAENTSNLNAIVDYFGPKMEETGTKLLWGTANLFSHRRYMSGAATNPDPEVFAFAAATVKTCIDATHRLGGENYVLWGGREGYETLLNTDIGREDAQAGRFLNMVVDYKHKIGFRGTILIEPKPQEPTKHQYDYDVATVYGFLKRHGLENEVKLNIEQGHAILAGHSFEHELHLARALGILGSIDMNRNDYQSGWDTDQFPNNVPEMALAYYEILKNGGLGTGGTNFDSKLRRQSIDPQDLLIGHIGGMDCCARGLKAAAAMLEDGALETPLKARYAGWDDGIGTEIQAGMDLESLAAKVEGGINPQPVSGRQEALENIVNRYV; encoded by the coding sequence ATGACCACCGGATTTTTTGGAGACATCACCCCTATCCAATACGAAGGGCCTGACAGCACCAACGAACTTGCATATCGCCACTACAATCCCGAAGAAGTGGTCTTGGGCAAGACGTTGAAAGAACACCTGCGTTTTGCCGTCGCCTATTGGCACAGCCTTGTCTGGCCCGGTGGCGACCCGTTCGGCGGCCAGACTTTCGAACGGCCGTGGTACGGAGACACACTTGACCACGCGCGCCGGAAGGCCGACGTGGCGTTCGAGATGTTCTCGCTGCTTGGTGCACCATATTTCTGCTTCCACGATGCAGACATCCGCCCTGAAGGCACCGACTTCGCCGAGAATACATCCAACCTGAACGCAATTGTCGACTATTTCGGACCGAAGATGGAGGAGACCGGCACGAAGCTGCTCTGGGGCACGGCCAACCTGTTCTCTCACCGCCGCTACATGTCCGGCGCGGCCACAAATCCGGACCCTGAGGTCTTCGCATTTGCTGCGGCGACGGTGAAGACGTGCATCGACGCCACCCATCGGCTCGGTGGCGAGAACTATGTCCTCTGGGGCGGACGGGAAGGCTACGAAACGCTGCTCAACACCGACATTGGCCGCGAGGATGCGCAAGCAGGTCGTTTCCTCAACATGGTCGTGGACTACAAGCACAAGATCGGCTTCAGGGGCACGATCCTGATCGAGCCAAAGCCTCAGGAGCCGACCAAACATCAGTACGATTACGATGTCGCCACCGTCTATGGGTTCCTAAAGCGTCACGGACTGGAAAACGAGGTGAAGTTGAACATCGAGCAGGGTCACGCGATCCTCGCCGGCCACAGTTTCGAGCACGAGTTGCACCTCGCCCGTGCCCTCGGCATCCTCGGTTCGATCGACATGAACCGCAACGACTACCAGTCTGGCTGGGATACGGACCAGTTCCCGAACAACGTGCCGGAAATGGCACTGGCCTATTACGAGATCCTGAAGAATGGCGGGCTCGGTACGGGCGGAACCAATTTCGATTCCAAGCTTCGGCGCCAATCCATCGATCCGCAGGACTTGCTGATCGGGCACATCGGCGGCATGGATTGCTGCGCCCGCGGCCTCAAGGCGGCGGCGGCAATGCTGGAAGACGGTGCACTGGAGACGCCACTCAAGGCCCGCTATGCGGGCTGGGACGATGGCATTGGCACCGAGATCCAGGCAGGAATGGACCTCGAGAGTCTTGCCGCGAAGGTCGAGGGCGGCATCAACCCGCAGCCGGTTTCCGGACGGCAGGAAGCGCTGGAGAATATCGTCAACCGCTACGTCTGA
- the xylB gene encoding xylulokinase, producing MYLGLDLGTSGLKAVLIDENQVVAASATAPLAVKRPHPGWSEQDPWDWITAAEAVLSELQTEHPNLLAAVAGIGLSGQMHGATVLDSTDKPLRPAILWNDTRSHKEAAELDADPRFRSITGNIVFPGFTAPKLAWMRTNEPELFSKAARVLLPKDYLRLWLTGESVSDMSDSAGTSWLDVGARAWSSELLGATDLSEAHMPRLVEGTEVSGTLRPDLASRFGMQRAVVAGGGGDNAASAVGMGTVTPDAGFVSLGTSGVVFVSNARFSPDPASAVHAFCHSVPGQWHQMGVILSATDTLNWFSGLVGQEAAKLVDGLGSELNGPTGLTCLPYLAGERTPHNDAEIRGAFVGLGHETDAGVMTEAVLEGISFALADNLAALSSAGAAPRRLMAVGGGSRSSLWLKMLATILDMPIDVPQDGDFGGAFGAARLGLIAATGASVTDVCTPPPVAASIDPVASLSEAYKSAYARYRALYPAVKGLPR from the coding sequence ATGTATCTTGGCCTCGATCTTGGGACGTCCGGCCTGAAGGCTGTCCTGATCGACGAAAATCAGGTCGTGGCAGCCTCTGCCACCGCGCCTCTTGCAGTGAAGCGCCCGCATCCCGGCTGGTCCGAACAGGACCCCTGGGACTGGATCACGGCGGCCGAAGCCGTGCTGAGTGAATTGCAGACCGAACACCCCAATTTGCTGGCCGCTGTCGCTGGCATAGGACTTTCCGGTCAGATGCATGGAGCAACCGTTCTTGATTCTACCGATAAGCCACTGCGCCCTGCGATCCTCTGGAATGACACCCGATCCCACAAGGAAGCGGCGGAACTGGACGCCGATCCACGGTTTCGGTCCATTACTGGAAACATCGTGTTCCCAGGCTTCACGGCGCCCAAACTCGCCTGGATGAGAACGAATGAGCCCGAGCTTTTTTCCAAGGCAGCGCGTGTGCTGCTACCCAAGGACTATCTTCGTCTTTGGCTGACGGGAGAGTCCGTTTCGGACATGTCAGACAGCGCCGGCACCAGTTGGCTCGACGTTGGCGCCCGTGCGTGGTCGAGCGAACTGCTTGGTGCGACAGACCTGTCGGAGGCGCACATGCCGCGCCTTGTCGAAGGTACGGAAGTTTCCGGTACGTTGCGCCCAGATCTCGCGAGTCGGTTCGGGATGCAGCGAGCCGTCGTTGCCGGTGGTGGTGGTGACAATGCAGCGTCAGCCGTCGGTATGGGCACAGTCACGCCCGATGCCGGGTTTGTCTCGCTTGGCACTTCGGGTGTCGTGTTCGTGTCCAACGCCCGCTTTTCGCCTGATCCGGCCAGCGCCGTGCACGCCTTCTGTCACTCCGTACCCGGACAATGGCACCAGATGGGTGTCATTCTCTCTGCGACCGACACACTCAATTGGTTCTCGGGTCTTGTCGGCCAGGAAGCCGCGAAGCTTGTCGATGGGCTGGGTTCAGAACTGAACGGCCCGACCGGCCTCACTTGCCTCCCCTACCTCGCCGGCGAACGGACTCCGCATAATGATGCAGAAATTCGCGGCGCTTTCGTTGGTTTGGGACATGAAACGGACGCCGGCGTGATGACCGAGGCTGTTCTCGAGGGCATAAGTTTCGCGCTTGCTGACAACCTCGCGGCGCTTTCATCTGCCGGGGCGGCACCGCGACGGCTCATGGCAGTCGGCGGCGGTTCCCGCTCATCGCTCTGGTTGAAGATGCTCGCAACGATCCTGGACATGCCCATTGACGTGCCGCAGGACGGTGACTTCGGGGGCGCATTCGGGGCGGCCCGGCTTGGCCTGATCGCCGCCACCGGCGCTTCTGTCACCGATGTCTGTACGCCGCCGCCGGTCGCGGCAAGCATTGATCCCGTCGCTTCCCTCTCGGAGGCTTACAAATCCGCATATGCACGCTATCGCGCACTCTATCCTGCCGTGAAAGGACTACCCAGATGA